The Phycodurus eques isolate BA_2022a chromosome 17, UOR_Pequ_1.1, whole genome shotgun sequence nucleotide sequence ACGAGCAAATGAGTAATTATAAATGGCATTATTGTACGTACCTGATATGTAGGAACACGTTCAATATGCTCCCTTCTGGTAGCAGGCAGTAATCACAGTTCTGTTAGATGTGGAGCTTTTTAATGGCTCTTGTTTCGGCACGTTGTTGTTTGGAGCGCcaactacaattaaaaaaataaataaataaataaaaatacaacaaaaacggCATTGCTAAAGCCACAGAATACCATCTGGCAAACACAAATGGAAGTCAGCATCTAGACAAGAACAATTGGATTTGCATCATTCCAAATCGGAACAATTGAATTTTGAGCTGTTCGTGGATGCTCAACAAACACAACTCGAAATGATTACATTTTACACGAAACAGACGTAGAAAATTCTACCGCACTACTGAGTCATGCAGACTGTCTCGTTGTTTTCAtaatggtaaataaataaagtgtggcttcccgtgtgtgttgtgtttagttGGTGGTACCCGAGTATTCCATCCATGGGCTCTTTTGCCTAATGTTCATGTGTGCTGGCGAGTGGGTGACGCTTGGCCTAAATATCCCGCTTCTCTTCTACCACCTGTGGAGGTACGACACGCACGGTCCCCGAGCGGATGTCTTATCCAGAGGCGGCAGTATAACACGCCCGCCGTCTCTCTTCTTCCCAGGTTTTTCCATCGACCGGCCGATGGGTCAGAGGTCATGTACGATCCTGTAAGTGTGATGAACGCTGACATCCTCAACTACTGCCAGAAGGAGTCGTGGTGTAAGCTGGGCTTCTATCTGCTCTCTTTCTTCTATTATCTCTACAGGTACTTTTAACTCTGTAACCCTTTCAATGCTCCAAGGCTGCATTTATGCTGCTggtgttaattattattattattattttattttttttaaatttatttactgtctatttacatgaaAGCAGCACAGTGAAATAGacgttagcacatcggcctcacagttcagaggtttggggttcaaatctcagctttgGAGTttcctgcatggagtttgcacattctccccatttttaaattttttattttttcaagcgtACTCCAGCGTtctcgcacattccaaaaacaactgaagactcgagtctaaattgtccatcggtgtgcatgtgagtgattTCGGTGAAGAGCGATGCAATGACCTTGACTTGAAACGATTCTGCTGTGATGCAAAAGCAACGGGTGCCCTTGTTGTTGGCCTAGGAGAAGAACATGTCTCTGGATTCAGAGTGTCCTGGTTAAAGATGAAAATTCGGGTATTTTTAGACATTGCTCCCAGCCCAGTCTTCGCGTCTGGTATGAGCACTGGAAATCGAAGACAGGTTCACAAGTGTCACCTCAGCTCTTTGCACATGCTCCCAGGCCTGGCCTAATGACCGAACCTGGACCCGGATCTCGGGATATCTGGTCCACGGTacaaatcccatgatgcattggCAGGGGAGGGATAGTTGGTGTGTGGGAGACGGTCACCCTGGCCACAATACTTTGGGGACCACAgatttttgacaaaataagaaGAATTGAAGTCGCAATGAGTCCCTGGTGTCCGACAGCGTCCCGTTCCCACTTCCCCTCATCCGCTTTGCTACCATTTCGTCTGCATTTGCGTAACCTGGCCCATCTGcgcatttgaaaatgtacagcATTGGCGGAAGAGACTCACGCAACGGGTCCAAAGAAGCGGGGTTGCTATGCAACTGGCGTGACGGACGTCGTTCCGAACAGGgataaatggaaaaagaaaactgGGATTGTCCCACTTGAACTACACAGTGTACCTGCAGCCTTAGATTcaggacttaaaaaaacaaaacaaaggataTTAACCGTCTCTTTGTGTTTCTTCGTCTTTGTCATATGATCTATTTGTTGATCAAGCATGGTCTACGCCCTGGTGAGCTTCTAACAGATTCTCATGCCGAGATCGACACAGAATCACATCGACAAGGAAAGAACGACGACATCAGCTCGTCCTGCCCATGTAACCTTTCCACCAGTGATTTGGCTTTCCCACAATGCCACCTTGGAAgatgaaactgaaaaaaacaacaacaacaacaatctgaGTGCCATTGTGAATGTAAAGCTGTTGCGTCCGATCCATTTTTATCGCTTTCTTACAAACACCGCAGTGAGACGGATGGACAAAGGTATGAACGGAGGACGGAAGTGAAGCTGATGGTGGAAAAGGTGTTTGTGTTGCCTTTTACGCCTCGTTACAAATCTTGACAAGGACTCTGAAGGGCTGGAGTAATCCCACGCTGCTCTTAACTGATCCAGTCTCTTTATTCACTGTGACTCCCCAAACATTCAACATGGGCTGGAACACAAATAATTTGTCTGTCGTCTCTTTGGTCTTTTTCTGTACTTTGATAGACACATCTAATATTCAACCATTGTTTTTCTGCTGTGTTGTGGGTGCACTTAATTGGAAAAtggagaagaacaaaaaaaaaaaaaaaaaaaaaaaaatcactgtagAAATGCAGGCAGGGACGTAACAGATTGGTGCGTGCACAGCCACTTTCAATCACGATGGAGGTAAAGCTTTGGCCTTCAGGGTCATCGAGGTCATACTCACActgtaaaaataacaattcgAACATTTCAATTTCCCCGCCACAGATTCAACGCCAAAAAAATTGTATATGAAAAACGTGGATTCGGTGAAAAGCAATGAAGACGCTTGCGAAATACTCTCCATTCTCACTTCAATGCGAAGGCGACATGCTGTGTCTCGGTTTTCACTTTCTTCAAGAAATACCGACTCTTGGTCCAATGCTTTTcttaaaaagatgaacaaagcaaacttaacaaaataaaaataaagaaaaacaacattttttgtagTGTACAGAAACTGCCTTATTTCCAGTTAAGTTTACGTATTAGCATCAATGCTAGCTGTTTTAGCACAGTGTCATTTCATGTAtgacaagcaattaaaaagtaactaGCAATGTAAAAGGTTTGACGACAgtgttaatgtgtgtgtaaCAATTGAGCGGGACACGAGTGACAGCGACTCAGTGACGATGATGATTTTCGATACGTAACGAGTCAGTTCGCTCATTTCGATAACACAGTCAGAAACACGAAGTCATTGCTGCTTGATGGCCAAGCCTTTGCTCGTCTGCTCTTGCTCTCACGTGTTCATTAGTCGGACTTATTTGTCGATAAGTGACGATTCCATTGTGATTTGAACAGCAGTAGGAATTTCTGAAATTTAGGAGCCTggtaaaaatgtgtaattaattaataagtGTTGATAACATGTCTGGTGTTGCTACTTAGGAAAACGTGTCATGAGTACTGCAGCCTGTGGAAAATATTGGGAACATTTATCAAAATCACAGTAAACATTCACACCACAATGTTAAACATATATTTTGTGTAAAAGTGTTTGAAAACCACATTTTGAATGGACAGCAATACTAGGATTAAAGCCTAAAACTGGAATAAATTAAGTCATTTGCAAATAATCCAGATAAACATCGGCTATGTTACCATCTACAACAATCATTTGATTTACTGATTTTATTCTTATTGACTCCACATTTCCATTACGATGTTTTAGATGCTTTGGagattatatttaaaaaaaaattttttttaaataatttagttGACATATTACAGAACGTAGTCCAAGAATGCAGACAGAATGTTCTTGTTGATGTACGGTatactgcaaatgtttttgttgttcataCTAATCTCATACTATGAgctaatatacagtaaaactgaTAATAAACAAAGAGCCATACGAGCTGTACAAAATGCTTGTAAAATCTATGCGGGTTAAAGTGAAATGAAGGTgtttacaatacagtaatgAGACAAGAAGCATTTTCATATATAACATACTTGATGACATATATTGTTTACATGTGTTGTTCTGACATCCTCTTTCGGTGTCATGATTGCAATAATATTTCTGTGTCGCCGCTGCTCATCCAGTGAGAGAATAGCGCTAACTTGAGAAATGAAAATCTTTTCAGCTGGAAACCTTCCATGGGAATAACAATAAGTTCATTAAATCGAATGAAGTGAATTAAATAATGACACAAGGAAAGGAATACATATACATCACAAAAATTTCTAAAGGAATAGAAAGAAACTAGAAACcagaaaggaaaataaaacaaaaagttctGATCGATTTGCAGAAAGTTTCAGCTATTTTAGTCCAGAACGTATGGGATCTTCTTGCTCTCGTCAATTTGGATTTTTGGAACGTCGACGACGTCTGGAGCCAGCCTGCAGCTCAACCCGAGTTGTCCCAGAATGTGACCGCGGTTCGCGTTTGACACAGCCCGCCCCCACCCCAAAGACACAAACATAAAATCATCTCGGCCACAATATTGAGGATCATTTTCAATGCCAGAGGTTTATCAAAACCAACATATTAATATTCTGTTTTGACGCGATCATGGTAAGATGAAGGGAAATTGTGTTGTTGTGCAGGCGTACTTAATGATTGTGTCCAGTGAGTCACTTTACTTCGAATGAAGTGAGGACAATCGAAACCAAGCACCCAAGGACAGACGGAGAAATACAATTTGGTTGGCTGTCTCTATGTATCTACAGTTATGTATGTaatcacaaaacaaatgttttaggCATTTCAAGCATATCCATTTGAAACCATCTTTTATACATTTCTGATCACTGTATAATATATAGCCAGTTTGGTGGACAACATTGGATCAATCAGGTTACACTCTGATGTACAGTTCATAAACAAGCAATTCATATGTATTCTAATAAAATTAATACACTCCCCAAAACTCGCTTATTTCCTGTCTTTTCGAGCCCATGTGCGCAGCCTTTGCAGTacatgtgagggaaggacaggcaCGCAGCCACATTTCATATACATATATTCCAAATGAATTGTATTGTTAATCCAGGTCGTGTGACAAGAGCTCATCTGCATGACAAAGTCAGGTTTCATAGTTGACAAACTtagaaattaaagaaaaaaggttCAAGTCTGAAGTTTGGGTCTTGAAATAAACTCAATTCaataaacttttttctttttaaagattTCGTTTTCAATTACAGTAATACAGTGACTGCCTTATGGGTTAATTTTATAATGCACTGTGGGGACCTGATCCTTAAGTTAAACACAGCAAGATATGATTAATGTTGATTCCCTATCATTTCCatacttaaaataataataataaataaataaaaaaagctttgcTGTGTAAACTTAATTTGTGTCTATTATGACATAAAATGCTTCATGCCACAATAGTGGTTGGACAGAAATCAAAACAGCAATGAGGCACCGAGCTGCTATTTTCTTCTGAGTGAAAAGGACATATCATTCTCCACTGTCACCATGGAAACAAAATGATATTATACATTCCTGTTGACTCACACCCCTTTCACTCAATACACAGAAAATATACAATTCAAGATCACCTTCACCTCACGTctggcagtgtgtgtgtatgtatgtgtgtgcatatatatatgtatatatatatatatatatatatatgcacatgtTTTTCCCACTGTTTCACACTCGTCATCCGGGGCTCTTCCTTTTTCATCACCCTCCGCTCTGGCATAACTGTCTCAACGCCTTTCCCCTCTCTTCCTACGTCTGTGCGCTCACAGACATGTCGCCATGGAAACTGGCTACAACTGCAGGGCTTGAAACGGTAAGACTGGCATACACAtgggcgcgcgcgcgcacagtGAATCGCTAATTCATCATTACACAAGGCACTGTAGGACATTGCATGTTATTCGGGCTCTGCAGACATAAAACATAAGATCCAACTGTACTTTGGTATATTTAAATTGTGACTGAACAAAAACGCCAATGAcaataattaaatattgattATGAAAAGAAAGTGAGTTTTCACCAACAAAGGAATATCATGCTTTTCACTCGTCATTTCGATCAACTCGACACACAATAAACTGAAAACGTACTGTTTATAGCAAATTCAAGTGTGAGTCTGAATCTGCTGTTTCCAAATGTGAATAATATTATATAGCAAAGGCTctgcaaaaaaagtgtttgctgTCACTATACTGTAGTGCATTGAGCATGTGCACACTCATGCACGTGTTCTACTTTATGAACCATTTCTACAACCACCAAGCATGTTTGTCATTAGCACTTTGCAGATGaaaaacaaggcaaaaaataGCTTGAGTGCGGTGTGGGCGAAGCAAGAGGCAAAGTGTACTTAAGTGGGTGCAGGGAGGTGAGAAATGAAGGTGCCCATCAACAGAGCGCACTCTCACTCACCTCCATTTGCACGACTCGCTGCGTGTGACAGAAATCATATTTGCAATCAACGAGGGCAAATTGAATCGATTGTTTTGAACCGAATGCAGATGTCTGTAAATAGAAAAAGGGTTTCAGTAAGGATACGTTCACGGTTTAACAAATGCTTATGACTTTTTGTTCTCTCGGACATTCGCGCTCCACTGGTGGTTTGCTCGCAGACGCTGTTTTGAGGTTCTAAACTAGAAATGAAGGAAATagaaatctgtttgtcaacaaTGGGAGCCCGCTACAGCGTTAGCATGAATGCTGAGAGAACATCATTTTGATCAGAGCTAGACCAAATATGTtcacaaaaagaaaagcaaaccacAGCAAGGGAGGCTTCTTTTTGGACTCGGTGGTCCACTTGGCCTATATTCTAATACATGTGACAGACTCAGCTGATCGGTTAATGAAGTGACTGCGTTTCCCCCGAAAGTTTCTTTCAGTCGGCGCATTCGTGTGCAAATGTGTTACGACGGCGCCATAGAATAGTTTTCTTGTGGTCCGCCTGTGGCCCTTAGTCCTCAGTAAATAAAAGGGAGGATCCTGTAGGGGACACGTCGACAGTATGCGTCCCATGCAAGTCCATATTTGGCTCTACAGTGTCTCTCGTCGCGGGCCTCGCGGTGAATCAGCAAGACGGTGAAATATATCACATAGAAGTACGGCAGAAGATGTGAGGATCCTACCCAAAAGAAGCAGACGGTAGAGATGAGGGAATGAgcatcattatttttgtcaactgCTGTATTGAACCTGCACATCATCATTTCCCACACTGGCACTAAGAAAAGGGGGGTTTATTTTCTGTCTTCCATCCAACTTCCAATTTAGTTTGTTCGGTCATGGGTTGTTTTGTCCACCACTCctcattgttttattcataCGTCTTTCTCCTCAACTTTTGTACTTCTCAGTTACAAACGCAGCTTAACAATGAGTCACATCACGTTTGTGTGTCAGCACTAACAAAGGACTGACAGCCTCCATTTTTATGCGATCTCGACTGGAACAATGAGACCAGACCTTCCGTGCGTCTAGCGACAATTTAGCGGAGAAAAGAAGGACGGAAGAGAACGGATGTGGCTCGCAAACTGCTCTACTCTGTCATACTGAAAACGGTCAATCACTGAGAGTGGGACGACGTGTCAACACTATGAAACTTCCATGATGAATCGTAAGGATGGGCAAAATGTATTAACGGAACGAAACTCGTCAATTATGTGGGCTCTGATGGAAAAATGgtatgtttgtctatatatattataaaatcaatgttttgttgttgtttttgttttacattttgacaaaaccaAAATCCTTGATACTCCTTCTCAATCCAGTCATACTCAAAGTAGTAAATGTAGTTGAttcgatttctccagattataGTTGGCACCTTTGGAATGGTACAAAAGATCATTTCCTCAAAGGTGTGAGGAATAGGAatgattttgaaaaagaaaaagttgaaaaagaaacaaCTTCCTTTTTGAGCCAGAAGATAACCATTAAACCGATTAACTTGAGCTCATGACTTAGACAAGTAATGCAACGTGTATTGTCGAGTAAATTGTGAATGGGGGAGGAGCAGCAATAGCAGCTGGTGTCCAGTCGGACGGAGAGCCGGCATGAAGTGAATGTGTCAAATGTAAACGTGCACGTGTGAGATGATGCGTTCTTACCACACGGCAGAGACCAAGACAAGGCCATGAGGAGATCACCCAAGTAATTGGGATGACGAACGAGACCCCACCAACCAGACACCAGCAAACGCTTCCCTGTTGCCGTGGCGATGGTCTCCAGCCCTGAGACGAGCCAATGCAGATGAGAACGTCGCGAGCACTTCGACTAATTGCCTTTTCACATTCTCAATGGCAGACGCCCTTGACAtgtcatattattttttaacccagactgaggagaagaagaagaagaagaagaagaagaagaagaagaaaaatcctCTTTCCACGAATAAGCAGGGTTTTTGATTGATTCAATTCATAAAAAGTAATTAGTACTGACTTGCAACACTTGgatgtgtggggtttctcctgAATTGATTCTTCTGTGAGTTGGACTTTCGGAAAATGTAATATCCAATGCCTAAGAAGGATAAATCCTATTTTAAGAATGGAAAAGACGATAGAGAATATTGTGAAACTGAGAATAAAAATGCGGTTACCATTTAAAGTTATTATAGCTGCAACTCCCAGCGGACTTAGGGCTTGAGGATGCTCGACCAGAAAGGCCGCCTGCAGGCCGTACGTGAAGGGAACCCAGGTCAGGTCACCAAAAACCAGCATAAAGCCAAAACCGTCATGCACAATGTCCATCGTGGTCAAAACCGCCTCCTGTTAGGACCGACAAACTAGATGAGGCCGAAAACAATAACGGGCTAAACCAACAAGTAATATTCGAAGCACTTTGCGGGCGACATCCCACCTCATTCCACAGAGCGTCGGCCACATACAGCAACTGAAAACTGTTGACCAGGACCATGGCAAGTGAGGCGGAGCCTCGAAGTTCCACTTCTTGCATCAGCATACCAAAGTTTATGACCACCTGAAAGAAATGGAAATGATGGGGGCAGATTAATGTTCCAGTATTTCATCATTCCGCATCACTTGGTTCAGCAAACATTCAACATTTTCTGTATTTCTTGTTGGCTATTGGGCACGCAACAGACATTTGCTGTTGCGCAATAATTAGGGTTAAAGACATCCTGCTCTTCACATGTTTAGAACATCAAATATCTAGCAaaaaatttatttgtttaaacgaaacaaaaaaaaagtgacattgaTTGTTAAACAGTTATTGTAATTACAGTTGATAGTCGTAAGAACAAAGGTTTTTACTACTTTCATTTTGAAGCTGCTCCAAATTTCTATGAAAAACCGTAACTCTCGATACAGTACGAGTCGACCACGTGGTTGTTGACAACAGTGGTGTTTTATGTACTTGGTGCAGACTCTGCCGTATGCCATTGCAATAGTCTTAATAATCTGTTGCAAGTAGTGTGAAGAGTGAAAGCGTGAGGGCACTGAATGTGTGGTTTACTCtcctaacacacacaaaaagtgcatgttttatcatttattcatcTATGGACTGATTTAAAATCACTTAGAATTTTAGAGCACTCCACAAAGATCTTGATCTTTATCAGCTCAATGGCCAAAGAAGAAAGCAAGCATGACCTCATGCGAACGTCACCGCTTTTCTCACGTCTGCATCCTCGTGTCCTTTCGAGGCGAGGAGGAACAAAGCGGCCCGCGTTCGTGAAAATAGCGCGTTTGTGATTGCCCGTCATCACCGCATAGTTTGGTGGTAGATTTCCACTCCTTCAACTCGCACTCTCCCAACAACATAAATCTGATCATCTCAACTGAACCGAGTTTAGCTGAACTGCATGTGACTGTCGCAGAAAACTGCATCCTGGACCAAACAATATCATATATTGATGTTCCATCTGTTCCATGTCACGCTTATGTTTGTGTCATGTGCTTCTGACTTCCCGCGTTTCATTGAAGAAAACAAGAAGcttctttttgacattttacattaCAGCGTAGGTGACACAATGTTACGGTCTGATATGAACCTAAGGGCCAAATTAAGAGGGAACAAATATCTCATCAATTTACCGAATTCACTGGTCACTTTAGAGATGTGATATACTGTGTTGtgaatataaacacattttatagtCTGGGAAAAGTATTTCGATAAGGCAAGGAAAAGATGTTGACAAACAAATACTGTCAGACATTCAAGCAAAGTCTCCCACACACAGAGTGGGTGGGAGGTCTTTGTGTCCTCTCCTACACAACACACTCAAAACGATCAGATGCGCAAAGCCTCTTCGGTTTTTACTGTTAACGCGAGAAATTAAGATAGACGTCACATAATAAAAGGTAGAACGACGTACAGTACTTGGGTGTTTAGACAAACGTAGATTCTTATTTGAAATTTGTGGACAAAATGTGATGTGATACTTGAAAACATTCGC carries:
- the tm7sf2 gene encoding delta(14)-sterol reductase TM7SF2, whose protein sequence is MRSKSQAPLGKSVHNTEKEFGGTLGAVCIPIFLPLTVLFLICVSRSPDAALLRWPPPLPSLDQLWDPLAPVLLLSWIALHAFLYLLPFGKVSEGIVLRDGTRLKYPINGFHSLCVSGALLVLLLMLGAPLGLLFKLMLPLAMCATGVSFVLSVCLYVRSFWAPPHALALGGNTGNPVYDLFIGRELNPRIAHFDLKYFCELRPGLIGWVVINFGMLMQEVELRGSASLAMVLVNSFQLLYVADALWNEEAVLTTMDIVHDGFGFMLVFGDLTWVPFTYGLQAAFLVEHPQALSPLGVAAIITLNGIGYYIFRKSNSQKNQFRRNPTHPSVARLETIATATGKRLLVSGWWGLVRHPNYLGDLLMALSWSLPCGSSHLLPYFYVIYFTVLLIHREARDERHCRAKYGLAWDAYCRRVPYRILPFIY
- the cnih2 gene encoding protein cornichon homolog 2, with product MAFTFAAFCYMLTLVLCAALIFFVIWQIIAFDELRTDFKNPIDQSNPTRARERILNIERICNLLRRLVVPEYSIHGLFCLMFMCAGEWVTLGLNIPLLFYHLWRFFHRPADGSEVMYDPVSVMNADILNYCQKESWCKLGFYLLSFFYYLYSMVYALVSF